Part of the Benincasa hispida cultivar B227 chromosome 12, ASM972705v1, whole genome shotgun sequence genome is shown below.
ATAACGACCTGTACACACTAAACTTCATCATGATAATGTGAGATTGCTTGCTCTGGGAGACAAAACATTTCAACTTTGCTTCTACTGGAGGATATGCGACAGCCAAAAAATATCCAAATCAAGAAAAAGCAAGGCAACAACTTCCGctccaaataattttttttgaacaAATCCACTCCAAATAACTTAAAGCTTATTCAATGAACATTGACAACTTAAAGATGTTTCACACTATTTATTTCACGACTTCATGAACCAATCCAAGTACCACCACCAATATATATCCTTACCTGAAGAAAAACAGAAGATTAACTTGTTCCAGTTTGCCTGTGTTCTTCGTCCCCCTCCTTTAATAATCTTCAACATGGAGGGGAAGTGTCACAAGCTCAAATAATAGTTAGAACTTCGAAGGATCTGTTACTAATCTTCAACATGGAACAAAGAATAAGAAATACTTTCAAAAGGAATCTCAAATAAATGAAAGTTCATCcagataaattttttttgtttgcacGTATCACATAAGCTGAaggggaaaataaataaaagaaccAACGTGTCCAAATGTCGTAAACAATTATGAAATGTTAATAAAACTCATGAACTACAAACTACCAGCAGAGCTCTGCAGAAGGGTGCAGATATATACACAATTCAAGCAGACATGACGCGACATAACCCGGAAGCCCATGAAGTACCAAGAGAATTAGTCTACCTGATTGTGACAAACTTATTAGTACCATGTCTCGCCCAGTGAGTCCTCAAATCGATCGGGTTAGCAAAATTATAGCCATCAGCTGCTAGTTTCTCGAGTACCTTCTTAAACGCACCCTGACTCATTTTTCGCCCAGCTATCCTCGCACCACGTCTTTTGTCACTCATGGGCAAAGGATAAGTTGATATGTTGGTTGTACAACAGGCAGACTGCCAACCACCACATCCCCACCTATAACATTGATGAGGAGCTCCAGTGCAAGAGCAAACTGGGATTGGAATACATGAAATGTCCATATCAATCCCATTTATAACAAGATCAATATTCTTCTTTGGTGGTTTCACACGCTGCACAGCCGTGCTAGTATCTTTCGGTTTCCTCGGTTTTTTAGCTTTGGGGGTTTTGGGGCCACCCTCACTACTCTGTCTTTTCTTTGCTTTCCCACCTTCCTTCTTCACTGGAGGTTCTTCAACTCTACTTGCTGCTATTTCATCTCTAGATGAAGAGGGTGGTTGCAAGATCTGCAAGGAGTGAGCTCCTGAAGTTTCTGGAATAACAGGATAGTTGTGATTGGCAGGTAACATATTAAGAAACCTATCTCTGGGGTTACCCCCCCAATTGTCCCTCACATAGTTCATATGCACTGGTGCTTCCGAAACAACACAATCCCGAGGATGGAACGATCCATTAGCATTAACCATAACAGAAGGATCACGGCCCGGTAAGAAATGTTTCATGTCCCGCTCAGAAATGGACGACATGAGCTGCAGACCGAGATGCCCTTTAAAGGACGGCTCATAATAGCCCCAATTGCGCATGTTTAACGCATCGTCATCCATAAGAACTACATATCAAACATAACAACAATAAGAGAAGAGTTCTCAGGTTTTGAATCTTCCCAATAACAGTACTTGGATGGCGATTGTTCAACCACATCATAATGTCTTGGAAATGAAAACAAATGAAGCAACAAAATATCCTATAgaagggaaatgaaaaaaaaacaacaggACAATCAAAGAGCAACTCAAATCTTACAAGAAACAGGGAACAAACAACAATGAAAATTTGCTATAAGACGATTAAGACACAAATTTCGTAGATCCACCTTCTTCCTAGATATTATTCGTCATAAAACAAGATTCCAGATCCAACATTCAATTCAATCAATCGAACAAATTAGGGTTCAGATCTCATTTCCGCAGTCCAAAACTcgaatattcaaatattacaaacaatttttttaaaaaaaaaaatcatcaaaatcaaaacttgttCACATTGACAACATCGAAATCAAAATACAAGCCCTAAACAGAGATCTCCAAAAGTCAAAAACCCCTGAACGCAAAGAAAACATCAGATCTCAAACACCCATCATGCAGAAACTGCaacaaattagggttttccaaAGCACCCAAATCAGAAAAACCACAGATCTAAGCAAAATTGTAAATAAGAAATCCGGGAAtcacaaaattcaaaagaagaagCAAATGCATATTTATATGGGGTTGCAGATAACAAGGCTTAATAGTACAAGAAGGACCCATATATTCaaactcgagagagagagagagaaagaggagagagaaagagaaagaaggggtgagagagagagagagaacttACTTGGGTGGGTGTAAACGGCTCTTTAGGGTTTTGCCCTtctggagagagagagagacagagacagagaggagagaggagagaggagagaggagagaggagagagaaacct
Proteins encoded:
- the LOC120068519 gene encoding protein BASIC PENTACYSTEINE2-like, producing MDDDALNMRNWGYYEPSFKGHLGLQLMSSISERDMKHFLPGRDPSVMVNANGSFHPRDCVVSEAPVHMNYVRDNWGGNPRDRFLNMLPANHNYPVIPETSGAHSLQILQPPSSSRDEIAASRVEEPPVKKEGGKAKKRQSSEGGPKTPKAKKPRKPKDTSTAVQRVKPPKKNIDLVINGIDMDISCIPIPVCSCTGAPHQCYRWGCGGWQSACCTTNISTYPLPMSDKRRGARIAGRKMSQGAFKKVLEKLAADGYNFANPIDLRTHWARHGTNKFVTIR